A window of the Cicer arietinum cultivar CDC Frontier isolate Library 1 chromosome 6, Cicar.CDCFrontier_v2.0, whole genome shotgun sequence genome harbors these coding sequences:
- the LOC101501404 gene encoding uncharacterized protein produces MATSSINCLSLAMLVIFGTLIYNTNEVSAQCGGSFPALVSQCSKFVQKSGPSIPPSPGCCAVIRTFDISCGCKLVTKEVERLVSIPKVIFVARSCGLNIPPGLQCGSVRVPPKFKK; encoded by the exons ATGGCAACTAGTAGCATAAATTGTTTGTCCTTGGCAATGTTGGTGATTTTTGGAACATTAATATATAACACGAATGAGGTTTCAGCTCAATGTGGAGGAAGCTTTCCAGCACTTGTATCTCAGTGTTCAAAGTTTGTTCAGAAATCTGGACCGTCGATTCCACCATCACCGGGGTGCTGTGCAGTGATTAGAACCTTTGATATTTcatgtggttgtaaacttgtgACCAAAGAAGTTGAAAGGTTGGTGAGTATTCCTAAGGTCATATTTGTTGCACGATCTTGTGGATTGAACATTCCACCGGGATTGCAATGTGGAT CTGTTAGAGTGCCACCGAAATTCAAGAAGTGA
- the LOC101511574 gene encoding scarecrow-like protein 3 — MSLSPSLGSPHPWLRELKSEERGLYLIHLLLTCANHVAACNLENANATLEQISMLASPDGDTMQRIAAYFTEALADRILQTWPGLHKALNSTRMVMVSEEILVQKLFFELFPFLKIVFVLTNQAIIEAMEGEKMICEPAQWIALLQVLSARPEGPPHLRITGVHRKKEVLDTIAHRLIEEAEKLDIPFQFNPVVSKLENLDFDKLRVKTGEALAISSTLQLHALLAFDDETMKKKSPLLLKSSNGVHLQRFKPMNQSTLGDLLEKDMVNGYTRSPDSTSLSPASLNSSTSMNMESFLNGLWCLSPKVMVVTEQDSNHNGSTLMDRLLEALYSYAALFDCLESTVSRTSLERLRVEKMLFGEEIKNIIACEGYERKERHEKLDKWFMRFDLAGFGNVPLSYFGMLQARRFMQGYGCEGYRMKEENGCVVICWQDRSLFSVSAWRSRK, encoded by the coding sequence ATGTCACTTTCACCTAGCTTAGGATCTCCCCATCCATGGCTTAGAGAACTGAAATCTGAGGAAAGGGGTTTGTACTTAATCCATTTGTTGCTCACTTGTGCAAATCATGTAGCTGCTTGTAATCTTGAGAATGCAAATGCAACACTTGAGCAAATTTCAATGCTTGCTTCCCCTGATGGGGATACAATGCAGCGAATCGCGGCGTATTTTACCGAAGCACTTGCTGATAGGATACTTCAGACATGGCCTGGTCTTCACAAAGCCCTCAACTCTACTAGAATGGTTATGGTTTCAGAAGAAATTCTTGTGCAAAAGCTCTTCTTTGAGCTTTTCCCTTTCTTGAAGATAGTATTTGTTCTCACAAATCAGGCTATCATTGAAGCAATGGAAGGTGAGAAAATGATTTGTGAACCTGCTCAGTGGATTGCACTACTTCAAGTTTTGAGTGCACGTCCCGAAGGCCCTCCACATTTGAGAATCACCGGTGTTCATCGGAAGAAAGAGGTTCTGGACACAATAGCTCATAGACTGATCGAAGAGGCTGAAAAGTTGGATATACCATTCCAATTCAATCCTGTTGTCAGCAAATTAGAAAACCTCGATTTCGACAAACTTCGTGTTAAAACTGGGGAGGCATTAGCAATTAGTTCTACTCTCCAATTGCATGCCCTTTTAGCCTTTGATGATGAAACCATGAAGAAAAAATCGCCTCTTTTGTTAAAAAGCTCAAATGGAGTTCACTTGCAAAGATTCAAGCCAATGAACCAAAGCACATTAGGCGATTTGCTTGAGAAAGATATGGTTAATGGATATACCAGAAGTCCTGACTCAACCTCATTGTCGCCGGCTTCTTTGAACTCTTCAACTTCAATGAACATGGAAAGTTTTCTCAATGGCTTGTGGTGTTTATCACCAAAAGTCATGGTTGTAACAGAACAAGACTCTAATCATAATGGCTCAACTCTTATGGATAGGTTACTAGAAGCTCTATATTCTTATGCAGCATTATTTGATTGTTTAGAATCCACAGTTTCAAGAACCTCATTGGAGAGATTAAGGGTGGAGAAGATGCTTTTTGGTGAGGAAATCAAGAACATTATAGCATGTGAGGGATATGAGAGAAAGGAAAGACATGAAAAGCTTGATAAGTGGTTTATGAGATTTGATTTAGCTGGATTTGGCAATGTGCCTTTAAGTTATTTTGGTATGTTGCAAGCAAGGAGGTTCATGCAGGGTTATGGTTGTGAGGGATATAGAATGAAGGAAGAAAATGGTTGTGTAGTTATATGTTGGCAAGATAGGTCCTTGTTTTCAGTATCAGCTTGGAGATCTAGgaagtaa